From Planctomycetia bacterium:
GCGTGACGACGATGGCTGGCGCCAAGTCGGCGAATCCGCCGACCGTCGCTTCGTCGGCGCCCAGCAACTCCAGACCTGCGACGCGCCAGCGCGCTTGGGGCGCGTCAACCGCCGTCGCGTCGCCGACAGCATTGTCCTCATTTGCTGAGGGCGTCAGCGCGTCGAGGCGCATGGTTTCAAAGGCGCGGAACGGAATCGACTTGGGCGCTCGCCAAAAGCCGTCGATCAAGCTGTCCGCCGTGATCTTGAACGTCTCGCGTTCCCCCACCGTCAACAGCGCCGCGTCGCCATCAACTTTGGAAAAGCTGTCGAACTGAATTCCCATCAGCACGCCATCGCGTTCACCCTGGAACGCCCAATACTCGCCGGGACCAAACGTCGCGGCGACGCCGTCGCCGTTGGCGCCAAGTCCGGCCGACGAATGTTGCAGCGTGCGGCCAACTTCTTGTCCCGACCACCCAACGCTTTTGACAGAGATGTCACCGGCGCGGAAGGCGCTCGGAGCCGCCACGATGTTCAATGTCTCCGTGTCGTCGGTCGCAGACAGCAACTCGCGGGGCTCAAGCGCCTGCAGAGTTCCCGTCCAGCGCGTGCCTTGCAGGCTCGTGATCGTGCGGTTGGCTGTCTTAGATCGCCTCGACAAGCGCGCGTGTCGGCGTTTTGCAGACATTGCTTAGCATCCTCCGCCAATGAATCGGAACTAGGCGCATCGGAACCGGGCGCTGCGGCGCTCGATGCGCAGGGATCGGCGCACGGACTTGCGGACCATGACAAAGCCCGGCCGCGACGCGGCTGTTCCGACGGATCGACCAAACTAGTTGACAGGCGCGGCAACTCGACGGCAAAACGCCGGAAGGCACCGCAAATGTGCGCGACGGCGCGCCGAAGACATCATTCCGTAACGCATCATGAATTGCTGCCGCGACAAGAACGGCGCGGCAAGAAACACTTCAGCAATTCGCACGACGAACACTAAGCAGGTGTTCAATGCGACCAGCGCCAGTCGGAATTCCTTCGAATCCATTCGACGAGGCGGTCGCATCCACACACCTCCGCTGTTCGCGTGCAATTGCCGGCCCCACGCGAGATAATATCGACGGCGCAAAGCTTGTCAACAATCGTCGAAGATATTTTCCAAAAAACTTCTGATCGTATAACACTATATAGGTAGTTCCACCGATCTTAGGCCTTGAATGTCGTGGGGAACCTCGCGATGTACGCACAACATGTTATGTGAAACGATGTCGCCGAACTCATTGTTCGCGTTCCCGAAGAAATTGTTCGCGTTGAACATTCGCGGCGTATGCCAGTACAACTCGTAGTCACAATCTCGCAACAGCTGAATCAAGTCGCGCGACTTCTCGCTTCGATCGTTTTCCACGTACAGCAGGGGCCTCAAGCGCGACAGCGTATCACGGGCGCCTCGCACGACTTGTACTTCCATGCCTTCCACGTCGACCTTGATGAACTCGCATTTGGACAATTGAAGTTGATCGATCGCCACGACAGGTACGAGGCGCCCCTGTTCCCAGCCGTCGAGCGACAGGCCGCCAAAGTTCGCATAACGGCGATAGTCGATCTCCGGCACGATGATTTCGCCGGCTGTCGCGCCGACCGCCGCCTGGCGGCAATCGACGTTCGTAAGCTGATTGAGTGCCACGTTGGCGCAGAGCGTTTGGAAAACGACGCGTTGAGGCTCGAACGCGAAGACCGAGCCGCGCGGTCCCACGTGTTGCGCAAGAAACACCGTGTGCGCCCCGATATTTGCGCCCACGTCGAGCGCCACGTCGCCCTCCCGCACGAGTTGTCGGAACAAGTCGATTTCGCCCTCGGAAAACTCGCCGTACAAATCCAGCGACCGGCCGATGTACTGGTCGTGGATGTTATAGAGCATCTGGCCATGCCGGCAGGTCTTTTGTTGCAGGAATGGCTCGAAGGGATTCGACATGAGTTTGCCACCTAGGGGACGATGCCGACGGCGATTATAGGCAACCAACGCTCCGCTTACGACTAGCGAAAATGCGCGCCAGGCACTTGCCTTCATCCCATCGCGAAGGTCAGAATCAGACTGCGACGCCGCACGGCGACGTACACGCAACTACACTCCTCCCAGCGACGCCGACGCCATGCGGATCTCGATCGACAAGCCGCAAGGGTTTCTCGCCGCCGCGTCGTTTCGCGGTTTCGAGCAGCCAAGCACGGGCAGCGCCATCGCGGTGACGGAATTGACGGCGCCGCGCGAGGCCATTCTCGCGACCATGACCGCCGAGTCGCTGAGCGAGCGTGGCCTGGAACTCTTGGAAGAGGAACGCGTTTCCATGGCCGACGGACCGGCTCGGCTCCTGATTGCCAGGCAGTTCGCCCGAGAGGTCTGGACTTACAAGTGGATCTCGATCAGCGGGAACGAGACCACGAGCGTGCTGGTAACCGCGAGTTGTCCGGAGCGCAATGCGGAGTCGATGGCGGCGACTCTGCGCCAAGCGGTGCTCAGCGTCCGCTGTTATCCAAACGACGAAGCGAGCGACATGCCCGAGAGCGCCGTGAAGGAGCTCGTTTACGCCGGCTGTGCAGGCGATTCGGCTATTTACACGGAAGACGGCCGCCTGCCGCTGGCATCGCCCGTCGCGGCCTGTATGACGTTGTCGTTTGCGCCGCCGGCGCCTGTTGCGACGCTGCAG
This genomic window contains:
- a CDS encoding FkbM family methyltransferase, whose product is MSNPFEPFLQQKTCRHGQMLYNIHDQYIGRSLDLYGEFSEGEIDLFRQLVREGDVALDVGANIGAHTVFLAQHVGPRGSVFAFEPQRVVFQTLCANVALNQLTNVDCRQAAVGATAGEIIVPEIDYRRYANFGGLSLDGWEQGRLVPVVAIDQLQLSKCEFIKVDVEGMEVQVVRGARDTLSRLRPLLYVENDRSEKSRDLIQLLRDCDYELYWHTPRMFNANNFFGNANNEFGDIVSHNMLCVHREVPHDIQGLRSVELPI